The sequence aatatatatataatcaatgtttATTGCTTTTGATAAAAAGTCGTTTTTACTACAAGATGAAAAGGAGAAACACAATAAACcgtcgttattattaaaatcaaaaacaacatcAAAAAATGGCATAGAAATGTCAAATATTAATGGCGTCAATAACACAGAAAACGGCACTAGTAATGAAGAAGATATGAACCAATTGGATAATTTTGGAATAGACGTTTTAAACGCGTCGGCTAAATGGATACTCAATCAACCCGAAAAcactttaaataacattaatttatccGTTAGACCAGGCCGATTGGTTGCAATCATTGGACCTGTAGGAGCCGGAAAAGTATATACACGTGCTACTTAGAAAACTATTAATACGATTAAACGTTACTTATATTGTACAGAGTTCATTGATTCAAGCGATCTTACGAGAATTACCACTTTGCGAAGGCAGTATTTCCGTATGCGGTACAGTGTCATACGCGTCTCAAGAACCATGGTTGTTTAACAGTtcaattcaacaaaatatactttttgGTTCGCCGATGGATTATAATCGTTACGAagaagtataatttttagaatataaatccacacaattatattataaatcgtatattttatggaaattatttattaggttatAAAAGTATGTgcattaaaaactgattttaaacAACTGCCTTACGGTGACAGATCTTTAGTAGGAGAAAGAGGAGTTTCCCTTAGCGGAGGTCAAAGAGCGAGAGTAAATCTAGCAAGGCAAGGAGAAACTTAGTATACTGTTTGTGATAATggtgatgatttttaataaaatattatgtttctttcAGAGCTGTATATAAACAAgccgatatttatttattagacgaTCCACTATCAGCTGTTGACACACATGTtggaaaacatttatttgaaaaatgcatTAAGGGTATCAATTTCATGTACAATTGTCGTTAGAaaccttatttaatttaattgcattatttattttcagattaCCTGAAAGAGAAAACCTGTATTCTCATTACTCACCAAATTCAATACTTGTCGAGTGTTGACCAAATTATTTTGATGGAAAATGTAAGCACAGGGTAGGGTTGTGAGTtggatgttaatattttttaataataataacataatgatatattttagttatcgtTTTCTAGGCGAATATATTAGCCGAGGGTTCGTATAAAGAACTTCAATCATCTGGTTTAGACTTTACAAAATTGTTGAAGTCATCGGAGGAAACAACCGATAGTGAAATTGATGATACAAAAGCAACTATTAATAACAGCGTGGAGcaattatcaaatttatctCGTCAAGGTTCTGTTGGAAGTGTTTCGTCGTctattgatgaaaataaattaaacggaACTCGGGCAGAACCCATTGAGGTGGCTGAAACACGATCTTCTGGAAATGTATCGCGTAGTATTTATTTGTCGTATATTTCTGCCGGAGGAAATGCTTttacaatatcatttttattattcatatgtatattCACTCAAATGCTTGGTACTGGTGGAGATTATTGGATAAGTTAttggtacttttatttttattttgattatatttattggcTTGAATTCAATgctaaaaaatctatatttattttagggtTAATCTAGAAGATAACGTTTTTCGTAATACAGAGAGTAAATCTACGAATATCAGTAATTTCATTACAGACGCATTGTCTGATACACCTTTGGTAATATCACGGGAGTTTTGTGTTATAATGTACTCTATTATAAACATAGCTATGTCACTAGTTATTTTCATACGATGTGCTATGTTTGTATCAGTTCTAATGAGTGCTTCTACGAATTTACACAACAATATGTTCAACGCCATTACCAGGGCCACAATGTATTTCTTTAATACAAATCAATCAGGTAAtgcattttacaaataatttttatctttctgtttaatagtttaacaatatttatttttcaggtcGTATACTTAACCGCTTTGCTAAAGATATTGGTGCAATTGATGAAGTATTGCCAACACCTTTATTGGATTTCGTCCatgtaaatgtttattaaatttaattagctcaatataatattatgacgttatacagcacataaaaacaattttatacttgaattatttttactagataTCATTGCAACTTCTGGGAACTTTTGTGGTAGttggtataattaatttttatcttcttATACCGACCTTCATCATAGGATTGATGTGTTATTAtacggtttatttttatttatcgacaTCACGTAGTATTAAACGTTTAGAAAGTGTTTgtaagtgaataataattattttataatcctaataaaacatattacaattatatagagTTTAAAaacttccaatttttttttataaaattaattatagctcGTAGTCCTGTGTATGGGTATTTGAATGCGTCGCTTCAAGGAATATCTACTATCCGAGCGTTTCAAGCCGAAGACATTTTGAGTAAAGAATTTGATGAACATCAAGTAAAGGAAATATATTAGGTGCTTTATAAGAAaatgctaatattttatttgatatttcaagGATTTACATTCTTCGGcttggtatttatttatatcatcaaGTGA is a genomic window of Rhopalosiphum padi isolate XX-2018 chromosome 4, ASM2088224v1, whole genome shotgun sequence containing:
- the LOC132929079 gene encoding probable multidrug resistance-associated protein lethal(2)03659 isoform X2; amino-acid sequence: MEAVGNKEKQLPNPRAKANIFEVLTFSWILNLFKTGQKRDLETNDLYAPLDDDKSSLIGLKFENMWKIEIANAKSTNREPNLSRVILQIFFGNIIFHGFVLMFTEMILRMTQPILIRGLLAYFTHNESNIVDLKHAYLYASGLLMTIFANILLFHYSHVEMMHLGMKIRVACCSVIYKKALTLSGTSLCTTTVGQVVNLISNDVNRIDIAFKYIHYLWIGPLQTILVTYFLWQEIGVSSTIGLTIFLAFVPLQGWLGKKTSNYRSKTAPRTDERVKLMNELLSGIQVIKMFTWEKPFALLVQYARKIEIEQIKGATWIKIFLQSFKIFHFRFALFISLLSYVLLGNNINTQQVFVIISYYSILMTTMTVLFPTGVLTLAEMLISNKRIQSFLLQDEKEKHNKPSLLLKSKTTSKNGIEMSNINGVNNTENGTSNEEDMNQLDNFGIDVLNASAKWILNQPENTLNNINLSVRPGRLVAIIGPVGAGKSSLIQAILRELPLCEGSISVCGTVSYASQEPWLFNSSIQQNILFGSPMDYNRYEEVIKVCALKTDFKQLPYGDRSLVGERGVSLSGGQRARVNLARAVYKQADIYLLDDPLSAVDTHVGKHLFEKCIKDYLKEKTCILITHQIQYLSSVDQIILMENANILAEGSYKELQSSGLDFTKLLKSSEETTDSEIDDTKATINNSVEQLSNLSRQGSVGSVSSSIDENKLNGTRAEPIEVAETRSSGNVSRSIYLSYISAGGNAFTISFLLFICIFTQMLGTGGDYWISYWVNLEDNVFRNTESKSTNISNFITDALSDTPLVISREFCVIMYSIINIAMSLVIFIRCAMFVSVLMSASTNLHNNMFNAITRATMYFFNTNQSGRILNRFAKDIGAIDEVLPTPLLDFVHISLQLLGTFVVVGIINFYLLIPTFIIGLMCYYTVYFYLSTSRSIKRLESVSRSPVYGYLNASLQGISTIRAFQAEDILSKEFDEHQDLHSSAWYLFISSSEAFGFLLDIICFIYICILTFSFLIVNNDHFGGEVGLVITQAINMTGTLQWGIRQLAELDNQMISVERVVEYTNVVQEAALESSPDS